One stretch of Tepidibacter hydrothermalis DNA includes these proteins:
- a CDS encoding GIY-YIG nuclease family protein, with protein sequence MISNKETKKFNYVYIIECSDGTFYTGYTNNLDKRIDTHNKGKGAKYTRCRLPVKLLYYEEYDLKGEALKREYKIKQMTRKQKMKLIGKIK encoded by the coding sequence ATGATATCAAATAAGGAGACAAAAAAATTTAATTATGTTTATATAATAGAGTGTAGTGATGGAACTTTTTATACTGGGTATACTAATAATTTAGATAAAAGAATTGATACACATAATAAAGGAAAAGGAGCTAAGTATACAAGGTGTAGGCTTCCTGTAAAATTACTTTATTATGAAGAATATGATTTAAAAGGTGAAGCTTTAAAAAGAGAATATAAGATAAAGCAAATGACAAGAAAGCAAAAAATGAAATTGATAGGTAAGATAAAGTAA